In one window of candidate division TA06 bacterium DNA:
- a CDS encoding Fe-S-containing hydro-lyase — protein sequence MAKKITTPLTEAVARSLKMGEETLITGVILTGRDVAHKRLCESMDKDGKAPIDLEGQIIYYVGPSPAKPGKAVGSAGPTTSYRMDAYSPQLIRQAGLKGMIGKGPRNQQVKDAMKEKGCVYFAATGGAAALIARAIKKSTTVLYDELDAEAVRKYDVEDFPVVVATDCQGNDLYEEGPKKYRKG from the coding sequence ATGGCTAAAAAAATAACCACACCGCTGACCGAGGCTGTCGCCCGCTCCTTGAAAATGGGCGAAGAGACGCTCATCACTGGCGTCATCCTTACCGGCCGCGATGTGGCCCACAAGCGGCTCTGCGAGTCTATGGACAAGGACGGCAAGGCCCCCATCGACCTGGAGGGGCAGATCATCTACTATGTCGGGCCGTCGCCGGCCAAGCCGGGCAAGGCCGTGGGCTCGGCCGGCCCCACCACCAGCTACCGAATGGACGCCTACTCGCCGCAGCTGATCCGCCAGGCGGGGCTGAAAGGAATGATCGGCAAAGGGCCGCGCAACCAGCAAGTGAAGGACGCCATGAAGGAGAAGGGCTGCGTCTACTTTGCGGCCACCGGCGGTGCCGCGGCGCTGATCGCCCGGGCCATCAAGAAGTCGACCACCGTGCTGTACGATGAGCTGGACGCCGAAGCCGTTCGCAAGTACGACGTCGAGGACTTCCCGGTGGTGGTGGCCACCGACTGCCAGGGCAACG
- a CDS encoding four helix bundle protein, whose translation MDENDNTSSVRKPIQGFRDLEVFQITYAASSEIHTVIVPRLPREERYDLASQLRRSSKAGPRLIAEGYSKRHQKRGFQKYLDDALAESNETIVSLSQVKDLYGNLVDNDAIERLLATYDRASRQIYRLAQSWKNFTER comes from the coding sequence ATGGACGAGAATGACAACACATCAAGTGTTCGCAAGCCCATCCAAGGTTTCCGCGACCTGGAGGTCTTTCAGATCACCTACGCAGCTTCCAGCGAGATCCATACCGTCATCGTCCCCAGGCTGCCGCGGGAAGAACGCTATGATCTGGCTTCCCAATTGCGACGTTCCTCAAAGGCGGGGCCGCGATTGATCGCTGAGGGCTATTCAAAAAGACATCAGAAGAGGGGATTCCAGAAGTATCTCGATGATGCCCTGGCGGAATCCAACGAAACCATCGTTTCCTTAAGCCAGGTCAAGGATTTATATGGCAATCTGGTCGATAACGACGCCATTGAAAGACTTTTAGCGACATACGATCGTGCCTCGCGGCAAATCTATCGTCTGGCACAAAGTTGGAAGAATTTTACCGAACGATAA
- the mdh gene encoding malate dehydrogenase, producing MSHHDRINRKKISLIGAGQIGGVMTLLAAQKQLGDIVLLDIPAYEKLAQGKMLDILHAAPVYNADAKITATADWDATRDSDVVIVSAGFPRKPGMSRDDLLLKNCEITKPVAENIKKYCPNAFVIAIQNPLDAMVQLTKVLTGFPKNRVVGQAGILDSVRFRAFIAMELNVSVQDVTAVVLGGHGPTMVPLVRYCNVAGIPVTQLLPKEKIDAIVKRTQDAGTEIVALYGTGSAFFSPAAASIDMAEAIIRDKKRVVCCAAFLEGEYGFKDYYMGVPVILGGGGVEKVIEVEINDEERKALGASFEATKKNIDELKRLNVI from the coding sequence ATGTCACACCACGACAGAATCAATCGCAAGAAGATCTCTCTGATTGGCGCGGGACAGATAGGCGGCGTCATGACGCTGCTCGCGGCCCAGAAACAACTGGGCGATATCGTCCTGCTCGACATTCCCGCCTACGAGAAATTGGCCCAGGGAAAGATGCTGGACATTCTTCACGCGGCGCCGGTTTACAATGCCGACGCGAAGATCACGGCGACCGCTGACTGGGATGCCACCCGCGACTCCGACGTCGTGATCGTCTCGGCCGGTTTCCCGCGCAAACCCGGAATGAGCAGGGACGACCTGCTTCTCAAAAACTGCGAGATAACGAAGCCCGTTGCCGAGAACATAAAGAAATACTGCCCGAACGCGTTCGTCATAGCGATTCAGAACCCGCTGGACGCCATGGTCCAACTGACCAAGGTTCTGACCGGGTTCCCGAAGAACCGCGTGGTCGGGCAGGCCGGTATCCTCGATTCGGTCAGGTTCCGGGCGTTCATCGCCATGGAACTCAACGTGTCCGTGCAGGACGTGACCGCTGTTGTCCTTGGAGGCCACGGGCCGACAATGGTTCCGCTGGTGCGCTACTGCAACGTGGCAGGCATCCCGGTCACCCAGCTCCTCCCGAAGGAGAAGATTGACGCCATAGTGAAGCGCACCCAGGATGCCGGGACCGAGATAGTGGCCCTCTACGGCACAGGAAGCGCTTTCTTCTCGCCGGCAGCGGCTTCAATTGACATGGCCGAGGCAATTATCCGCGACAAGAAGCGGGTTGTCTGCTGCGCCGCGTTCCTCGAGGGCGAGTACGGGTTCAAGGATTACTACATGGGCGTGCCGGTGATTCTCGGCGGCGGCGGCGTTGAGAAGGTCATCGAGGTGGAAATCAACGACGAGGAGCGGAAGGCCCTCGGCGCAAGCTTCGAGGCAACCAAGAAGAACATAGACGAGCTGAAGAGGCTGAACGTCATTTAG
- the mdh gene encoding malate dehydrogenase, translating into MGRNKITIVGAGNVGATAAHWAAIKELGDIVLMDIIEGMPQGKALDLVEAGPMEGFDANVIGTNGYEETKNSDVVIISSGIARKPGMSREDLLKINADIVGSVTEQIVKFSPKCFIIVVSNPLDTMTYLTYKVSKFPRNRVIGQAGALDCSRFQCFLGMELKMSVKDIKVMLLGGHGDDMVPMPRFSTINGIPVTELLPKNTIDKIVDRTRKAGGEIVALLKTGSAFYSPSLGAVLMVEAILKDQRRIIPSCVYLEGEYGLKDICFGVPTVLGANGIEKIIELKLNDEEKAMMKKSAESVGKTIAEMKAIKGIA; encoded by the coding sequence ATGGGTCGTAATAAGATTACAATCGTAGGAGCGGGAAATGTCGGTGCAACCGCCGCTCACTGGGCAGCCATAAAAGAATTAGGTGACATCGTATTGATGGATATTATCGAAGGGATGCCCCAGGGAAAGGCTCTCGACTTGGTGGAAGCCGGCCCGATGGAAGGCTTTGATGCAAATGTCATCGGAACCAATGGCTATGAAGAGACCAAAAATTCCGACGTGGTCATCATTAGCTCCGGAATAGCGAGAAAGCCGGGGATGAGCAGGGAAGATCTGCTGAAAATCAACGCCGATATTGTGGGCTCCGTGACTGAGCAGATAGTGAAGTTCTCGCCAAAGTGCTTCATTATCGTGGTGAGCAATCCGCTGGATACGATGACCTATCTCACATACAAGGTAAGCAAGTTCCCCAGGAACAGAGTTATAGGACAGGCGGGAGCTCTCGATTGTTCACGGTTCCAGTGCTTCTTAGGCATGGAATTGAAAATGTCTGTCAAGGATATCAAGGTTATGCTGCTTGGGGGTCACGGCGATGATATGGTTCCCATGCCCAGATTCTCGACGATTAATGGAATTCCCGTTACCGAACTTCTTCCCAAGAATACGATTGATAAGATCGTTGACAGAACGCGAAAAGCCGGTGGGGAAATTGTCGCCCTGCTAAAAACGGGCAGTGCCTTCTATTCCCCCTCACTCGGCGCGGTACTTATGGTGGAAGCTATCTTGAAAGACCAGAGGAGGATCATCCCGAGCTGCGTGTATCTGGAAGGCGAGTACGGGCTGAAAGATATCTGCTTCGGTGTTCCGACCGTCCTTGGCGCCAATGGCATTGAGAAGATTATCGAACTGAAACTCAATGACGAAGAGAAGGCTATGATGAAAAAGTCAGCGGAGAGTGTAGGAAAGACAATAGCTGAGATGAAGGCGATTAAAGGCATTGCCTAA
- a CDS encoding fumarate hydratase — protein sequence MRTIEYQKVVTAVREMCLEANFDLPQDVMDCFQKAVKSEESPLGKSILEQCLENAKIAKDERVPICQDTGLSVFFVKLGADLRIEGGILPDAINEGVRQGYTEGYLRKSSLDDPLFDRKNTKDNTPAIIHLEIVAGDDLDIIMAPKGGGAENMSQVKMMPPSAGEKGVMDFVVDAVVKGGGNPCPPTVIGVGVGGTFEKVAYLAKKALLWPLGKPNSDLRYAELEQKILKKINDSGVGPQGLGGSTTSFWVHIEHAPCHLASLPAAVNVNCHAHRHAHRTL from the coding sequence ATGCGCACCATCGAATACCAGAAAGTTGTGACCGCAGTCAGGGAGATGTGCCTGGAGGCGAACTTCGACCTGCCCCAGGACGTGATGGACTGTTTTCAGAAAGCGGTCAAAAGCGAGGAATCTCCGCTGGGGAAATCCATTCTGGAGCAGTGCCTGGAAAACGCCAAGATCGCCAAAGACGAGCGGGTGCCGATCTGCCAGGATACCGGGCTTTCGGTGTTCTTCGTCAAGTTGGGCGCCGATCTCAGGATTGAGGGCGGCATCCTGCCCGACGCCATCAATGAGGGCGTCCGGCAGGGATACACCGAGGGCTACCTGCGGAAATCATCGCTGGACGATCCCCTGTTTGACCGCAAGAACACCAAGGACAATACGCCGGCCATCATCCACCTGGAGATAGTGGCCGGCGACGATCTGGATATCATTATGGCCCCCAAGGGCGGCGGAGCCGAGAACATGAGCCAGGTGAAGATGATGCCGCCCTCGGCCGGCGAGAAGGGGGTGATGGACTTCGTGGTGGACGCGGTGGTCAAGGGCGGCGGCAACCCCTGCCCGCCGACCGTGATCGGCGTGGGAGTCGGAGGCACCTTCGAGAAAGTGGCCTACTTGGCCAAGAAGGCGCTGCTGTGGCCGCTGGGCAAGCCCAACAGCGACCTGCGCTACGCCGAGCTGGAGCAGAAAATCCTGAAAAAGATCAACGACTCCGGGGTCGGCCCCCAAGGGCTGGGCGGCAGCACCACTAGCTTCTGGGTGCACATCGAGCACGCGCCCTGCCACCTGGCCTCGCTGCCGGCGGCCGTCAACGTCAACTGCCATGCCCACCGGCATGCGCACCGGACGCTGTAA
- a CDS encoding NADP-dependent malic enzyme produces MSTSSGVVKNPLPEKVLDTLRQECNIPVWHDDAQGTGCVTLAGRINALKVAGKDMAAAKIVFWDAGASNITIFRLIVAAGGDPKNVIMFDTRGSRHQGRDDIKADARFYRKGEICKASNPKGVTDILDAIKGADALIALSTPGPDVVKPEWIRAMTPKSIIFACAKRSAAGRRRQTPGHSGGQNHSGPAHKGYKVKHSPSKGSKEV; encoded by the coding sequence TTGAGTACGAGTTCTGGTGTAGTTAAAAACCCCCTTCCTGAAAAGGTGCTGGACACCCTCCGTCAGGAATGCAACATTCCGGTGTGGCATGACGACGCCCAGGGCACGGGCTGCGTTACTTTGGCCGGCCGGATCAACGCCCTGAAGGTGGCGGGCAAGGACATGGCCGCGGCCAAAATCGTTTTCTGGGACGCTGGCGCCTCTAACATCACCATCTTCCGGCTGATCGTGGCTGCCGGCGGCGATCCCAAAAACGTGATCATGTTTGACACCCGCGGTTCCCGGCATCAGGGGCGGGATGACATCAAGGCCGACGCCCGGTTCTACCGCAAGGGGGAGATCTGCAAAGCCAGCAATCCCAAGGGCGTCACCGACATCTTGGATGCCATAAAGGGCGCCGACGCGTTGATCGCGCTCTCCACGCCCGGTCCCGACGTGGTCAAGCCGGAGTGGATACGGGCCATGACCCCCAAGTCCATCATCTTCGCCTGCGCCAAGCGGAGCGCGGCAGGCAGGCGAAGACAGACTCCAGGCCATTCTGGTGGACAGAATCATAGCGGACCGGCTCACAAAGGATACAAAGTGAAACACTCCCCTTCAAAAGGGAGCAAGGAGGTTTGA